TGTGTCTGTCCGTGGGCTTGCAGATGCCGTCTCAACATCCACAAAACTGCATGGGGGCGTTCATATGTACCTCATTTTGGTACACATAGTTCTGCTGCAATAACATATAATGGGAACGCTTTAGACAATTCGTATCTGTTAAGTGTGTTGATTGCTTTTCATTCTTATGTCATGATCTGTACGCCCTACCTGTGTTTCAGGTTGTCTGGTCACTTAGTTACTGATTTAACAAGGCATAGTGCAGTCAAGTCACTTGGAAGCTAGTCTTTGCATCTCCTTGTCCTGCCATGAATTGTTTTCCCTCCTTTTTGGTTTAATTAGTACGTGACTTCACTTAGATGTAGAAATATATGCATGCGATAAAGAAATATGTGCATGGTGCAAGTCTCGTCTGTGATAATGCTTTGGGTTTATGGTCAAGCGATACTAGAAAGTCAGATATGTGATATGACATCTTCTGCTTCTAGCTTCAAATGCAACTCTGTAATGAAGTTTTTCTCTTGCCCTTGTTTTCATAATGCAGGCCAAGATTAGAAGTCTTGAGCATGAGCTTAATGAAGCCCTTCATTCGAGTGAAACTAAGTCAAAATCAGATGTAGATTCAGGACTTGAAGTACAATCACTTCTGAAAGCTATTAGTGATACAATGGGTTCTTCCATAGTGACCAAGAAACTTGAAGAAGAGCTAAAAAAACGTGATGCATTAATTGAGGTATGTTCATTCACGTGGGTATTTTGTTGTATGATCAATTCTATATGCCTTGCTGCTTGTTTCCCCCTTCTCCAAATAGTCGTTCTCCTTCCCTTGAGTGCAcatgagaaaatagaaaaatccagTCTCTTTTCCACTCTTAGGTGTTACTTTCTTTTGATGCAAGTAACAATTACTAGAGTTGGTGTGTCTATAGCGTAATTGCTTTATGCTGATCCTGTAattctttcaattattttccatgagaaaatTATCCCACCAGAAAAGGATATGTTTGGTAttttgccttctcttttttggttaaAGGTCGTCAACCTGTTCAGTTGGTGGTTTCCCCTGCCGTGATGTGTCAGGTAGTCGTTGAAAGAGTTATGTTgtttatctttcttctctttcatttgcaCTCTCTGCGTTTTTGTTGTGATTTATTTTGGTGGAGATGAATGTGTCGTGAGAGGGTAAAAATTGGGCATTACGTTGTGTTGCTCACATAATTGACAAGGAAGATGGTAACAACCAATAGAATTTGAAATCAGAACCAGGGCCAGTGGCTTCCAGTGTTTGTGAGTGTAGCGATTCTaaattactttataaaagcatgGAATATCATGATTATATTTTCTTCAGCAAAAGGAGCAGCTGTAACTATTCTAtatggaacaatttttttgtcagCTAGGCAGATTGGTTGTGAATGTTGGAAACTAACATAAAAACATAAGTTGATCTTGTGGATCCTTTGGCTTGAGGTGATAATCATATTTTTGGCatgttctgtttctttttatatgctTGTGTAGTATGATAGCTGTGATTGTTTGCcaaacaatgggcttctttgTTTTCAACATGTCTAAATTTTATGTGGGCAATATAATATATTGGAAAAATTGTAGTTTCATAGCAGGCGAATTTAGAGAGTAGTTAATTTCTTATAAAATGGTGTATATGCAGTCTCTATCTGGATGTCAATAAGACTTGATGCGTGTAATAATGAATTACTCTTGCAGAGATTGCATGAGGAGAATGAGAAATTATTTGATAGACTCACGGAAAAAGCTTCATTGACCAGTTCACCCCAGGTAAAGTCTTTTTCCTGTTAATACTATAATTTTACCTGGCAGTGCCATGATGCAGGGGAAAAACTGCAGATGGACTTTGCTAGTACCTCAGTTTCTTTGACTGCTGTATTCAGTTCATGTCTAGAGCTATTGGTCTCGTCATcctcttctttgactttttttgaGAGCTGCAATGGCTCTTAAGTCGCGTAGCATCTGTAGACAACTGTGAGGTCCCACCTGGGGCTTGAGTGGATCTGCAGTTGTTCAGACTTTGGATTGGAGTAGCACAGTTGTGCCTAATCTGCACAGCCTCAGTTATCAGTCTATCATTTACAGTGCAACTCTGTAGGTTTGCTTATAGTCATTGTTCTGCAAAGATATTGGTGAACCTTTACTCGACTCTTCTGCTATCAGCAGCATTTCATTGTGGTGAGATGAGTTCTATGTTAGTAACTCGGTTGTGACTTGTTTGTAAGTTGTAGAGTTCTCATGGGTGCTGAATTTTTCACAGTCCAATTTATATGAGTTGGGGGAGTATAATTTGGGTCATAAAGGGGAATGTAATTTGGGTCATCCTTAGGTTAGAGCTGCACTGACAATGAATTTGGCAAATAATATGTTTAGGGAAATTAAAATTCGTTTAGATTAAACCTTTGAACTTGCAGTAAATTTCATTTGAGGTCATCCATGCTTACTAAGAATCACCTTGGCCTCTTTTTACTCATGGGCTAAAGTGAAAGGCATTTGACTTGTCTGCTTCCTCTATTGTTTTCATGGGCTGTATTGGCTTTTCATATTTGGAGGCTTCTACTCCATTGACTaagtttttttatatatttgggTGATTATGCAAGGTGCTCTTCAGTTTACTTCTTTCTTCTGGTAAGATTACTTTCTCGGATTTCTGACATGCTTGTTATTCTTTTTAGATAATGAAGTCCATTATCAAAAGGAACTGCAAACATGCCATCTCGGTACATTTCTGAGATGAAACTTGCTTTTTGTGATTCTAGCCTACACCATGTTTCACGTTGTTCGTTCTTCCATTGTTGGTTTTTCCAGGACAAGTAATGACAATGTTGGACGTACTCTGGATGTTGTTCCTTCACCATTAAGTGCTGAAATGTCTGCCGGTTCAGTTGCTCTGGTCAAAGCAAGTTCTGAGAAAGTTAAAACTACACCAGTGGGAGAATACCTGACTGCAGCATTGAATGACTTCGATCCGGATCAGTATGACAGTCTTGCTGCCATTTCTGATGTGGCAAACAAACTCTTGATGTTGGTATGCTTACTTAATGATATTCACGcgcatttgaaaaataatgaggGGTGTTCATtaagtggaaaaagaaaaacattctgATGAATGTTTCATCACTGGTTTGTTATTTAACATGTATAAAGTTCTATCTTTCTGTGGGTGGTAGTTTCATGATCGAATCACTATCAATAAGTGTGTTTTGTCTTTGGTAAAGAACTATAGTGATTGGCGATAGTTTGTTACTTTGTCTTgtaatttttatctcaaaattgttcatTTGCACTTCTTATTGAGTGTGTTTCATTCATTTTGTGAAAGACCAAAAGGtagtttttggtttttacttCTGAACAGTTTGTTTTCGTAATTTTTAAATGGTTCTACATGACTTCTAATAAATCTACATGCTAATTTTATGTCTTTAACATTTGACACGTTCAATGTCAAAGAAAACTTAATGTTCAAGTGCTAGAAAAGAAGCATGagaaaaaagctaaaaagaagTAATTGCAAATACAGTATATTTCATGAATATACAATTTCTGGTCTCCATGAAATTGGGCCTGAATGATAAACTTTTTTGAACTATTTTAGAAAGAATTACAGCATGCTGGTGAATGGatgtttaaaaaatagaaagataCTGTGGTCATTTATGACATTTTATTCGTCTAATTTAGTATTTACTCCATTCTGCGTAATTCTGTTATTTCTGTTGATAACGGTGAACttcttaaaatatataatagttAATTGCCAATATTATGGTAGTGCAGGTTTTGGCCGCTGTCATCAAGGCAGGTGCTTCTAGAGAGCATGAGATTCTTGCGGAAATTAGAGATGCTGTTTTTATGTTTATACGTAAAATGGAACCAAAGAGAGTTTTGGATACCATGCTCGTCTCACGTGTCAGGATATTGTATATTCGGTC
Above is a window of Eucalyptus grandis isolate ANBG69807.140 chromosome 9, ASM1654582v1, whole genome shotgun sequence DNA encoding:
- the LOC120288314 gene encoding kinesin-like protein KIN-14B: MLADKHKMEKEQNAQLRNQLAQLAQLEQAQKLQIQQQDSTIQSLQAKIRSLEHELNEALHSSETKSKSDVDSGLEVQSLLKAISDTMGSSIVTKKLEEELKKRDALIERLHEENEKLFDRLTEKASLTSSPQVKSFSC
- the LOC120288401 gene encoding kinesin-like protein KIN-14B → MPSRTSNDNVGRTLDVVPSPLSAEMSAGSVALVKASSEKVKTTPVGEYLTAALNDFDPDQYDSLAAISDVANKLLMLVCLLNDIHAHLKNNEGCSLSGKRKTF